From a region of the Stegostoma tigrinum isolate sSteTig4 chromosome 25, sSteTig4.hap1, whole genome shotgun sequence genome:
- the klhdc10 gene encoding kelch domain-containing protein 10 isoform X1, giving the protein MSEPPLLSQFVKITGRPQAGPPGSKKKVRWFPVRRLFAQPCPSLRIPYRFLKTGFSSPPARSGHRCVADNSSLYVFGGYNPDYEESGGPGNEDYPLFRELWRYHFASGTWQQVGTEGFMPRELASMSVVLHGNNLLVFGGTGVPFGESSGNDVHVCNINYKRWALLNCRGKKPNRIYGQAMVIINGYLYIFGGTTGYVYNTDLHRLDLTAREWIQLKPNNPPSDLPEERYRHEIAHDGQRIYILGGGTSWTTYPLDKIHAYNLETNTWEEMQTKPQDRTGFPAARRCHSCVQIGHDVYVCGGYNGEIILGDLWKLNLQTLQWTKLPAEMPEPAYFHCAAVTPAGCMYVHGGVVNIHENKRTDSLYKIWLVVPSLFELCWERLLKSLPHLTQFSTTQLLNLGLTQGLVERLK; this is encoded by the exons GCTCTAAGAAGAAGGTCAGATGGTTTCCCGTTAGGAGACTCTTCGCCCAACCCTGCCCCAGTCTCAGGATCCCTTACAGGTTTTTAAAGACAG GCTTCTCTTCTCCACCTGCTCGAAGTGGACATCGTTGTGTTGCTGATAATTCAAGCCTTTATGTGTTTGGAGGTTATAACCCTGACTACGAGGAGTCAGGAGGACCGGGTAATGAAGACTATCCACTTTTCCGTGAACTCTGGCGATACCATTTTGCCTCTGGCACCTGGCAACAAGTGGGTACAGAGGGGTTCATGCCCAGGGAACTTGCATCTATGTCAG TTGTTTTACATGGTAATAACTTGCTGGTATTTGGAGGCACTGGTGTGCCTTTCGGTGAGAGCAGTGGGAATGATGTCCATGTGTGCAACATTAACTATAAGCGATGGGCACTACTCAACTGTCGAGGGAAGAAACCGAACCGCATATATGGGCAG GCGATGGTGATCATAAATGGATACCTTTATATATTTGGTGGGACGACTGGTTATGTTTACAATACGGATTTGCACCGCTTAGATCTTACAGCTCGGGAATGGATACAACTAAAACCAAATAACCCTCCCAGTGATTTACCTGAAGAAAG GTACCGACATGAAATCGCTCATGATGGGCAAAGGATATACATATTAGGAGGGGGAACATCATGGACGACGTATCCACTGGATAAG ATACATGCCTATAACCTGGAGACTAATACATGGGAGGAAATGCAAACAAAACCACAGGACAGAACAG GTTTTCCTGCAGCCAGAAGGTGTCATAGCTGTGTACAAATTGGGCATG ATGTttatgtgtgtggtggatatAACGGTGAGATAATACTTGGGGACCTCTGGAAGCTCAATTTACAGACTTTGCAATGGACAAAGTTGCCTGCAGAAATGCCAGAGCCTGCCTACTTCCACTGTGCAGCTGTAACCCCG GCTGGCTGCATGTATGTACATGGTGGAGTAGTTAACATCCATGAGAACAAACGGACTGATTCACTCTACAAAATCTGGCTGGTGGTGCCCAGCCTCTTTGAACTTTGTTGGGAGAGGCTGCTGAAGAGTCTCCCACACTTAACACAGTTCTCCACTACACAGCTACTCAATCTTGGACTCACACAAGGACTGGTGGAGAGATTGAAGTGA
- the klhdc10 gene encoding kelch domain-containing protein 10 isoform X4, translated as MSSDRDGSVRGFSSPPARSGHRCVADNSSLYVFGGYNPDYEESGGPGNEDYPLFRELWRYHFASGTWQQVGTEGFMPRELASMSVVLHGNNLLVFGGTGVPFGESSGNDVHVCNINYKRWALLNCRGKKPNRIYGQAMVIINGYLYIFGGTTGYVYNTDLHRLDLTAREWIQLKPNNPPSDLPEERYRHEIAHDGQRIYILGGGTSWTTYPLDKIHAYNLETNTWEEMQTKPQDRTGFPAARRCHSCVQIGHDVYVCGGYNGEIILGDLWKLNLQTLQWTKLPAEMPEPAYFHCAAVTPAGCMYVHGGVVNIHENKRTDSLYKIWLVVPSLFELCWERLLKSLPHLTQFSTTQLLNLGLTQGLVERLK; from the exons GCTTCTCTTCTCCACCTGCTCGAAGTGGACATCGTTGTGTTGCTGATAATTCAAGCCTTTATGTGTTTGGAGGTTATAACCCTGACTACGAGGAGTCAGGAGGACCGGGTAATGAAGACTATCCACTTTTCCGTGAACTCTGGCGATACCATTTTGCCTCTGGCACCTGGCAACAAGTGGGTACAGAGGGGTTCATGCCCAGGGAACTTGCATCTATGTCAG TTGTTTTACATGGTAATAACTTGCTGGTATTTGGAGGCACTGGTGTGCCTTTCGGTGAGAGCAGTGGGAATGATGTCCATGTGTGCAACATTAACTATAAGCGATGGGCACTACTCAACTGTCGAGGGAAGAAACCGAACCGCATATATGGGCAG GCGATGGTGATCATAAATGGATACCTTTATATATTTGGTGGGACGACTGGTTATGTTTACAATACGGATTTGCACCGCTTAGATCTTACAGCTCGGGAATGGATACAACTAAAACCAAATAACCCTCCCAGTGATTTACCTGAAGAAAG GTACCGACATGAAATCGCTCATGATGGGCAAAGGATATACATATTAGGAGGGGGAACATCATGGACGACGTATCCACTGGATAAG ATACATGCCTATAACCTGGAGACTAATACATGGGAGGAAATGCAAACAAAACCACAGGACAGAACAG GTTTTCCTGCAGCCAGAAGGTGTCATAGCTGTGTACAAATTGGGCATG ATGTttatgtgtgtggtggatatAACGGTGAGATAATACTTGGGGACCTCTGGAAGCTCAATTTACAGACTTTGCAATGGACAAAGTTGCCTGCAGAAATGCCAGAGCCTGCCTACTTCCACTGTGCAGCTGTAACCCCG GCTGGCTGCATGTATGTACATGGTGGAGTAGTTAACATCCATGAGAACAAACGGACTGATTCACTCTACAAAATCTGGCTGGTGGTGCCCAGCCTCTTTGAACTTTGTTGGGAGAGGCTGCTGAAGAGTCTCCCACACTTAACACAGTTCTCCACTACACAGCTACTCAATCTTGGACTCACACAAGGACTGGTGGAGAGATTGAAGTGA
- the klhdc10 gene encoding kelch domain-containing protein 10 isoform X2 has product MSSDRDGSVRGSKKKVRWFPVRRLFAQPCPSLRIPYRFLKTGFSSPPARSGHRCVADNSSLYVFGGYNPDYEESGGPGNEDYPLFRELWRYHFASGTWQQVGTEGFMPRELASMSVVLHGNNLLVFGGTGVPFGESSGNDVHVCNINYKRWALLNCRGKKPNRIYGQAMVIINGYLYIFGGTTGYVYNTDLHRLDLTAREWIQLKPNNPPSDLPEERYRHEIAHDGQRIYILGGGTSWTTYPLDKIHAYNLETNTWEEMQTKPQDRTGFPAARRCHSCVQIGHDVYVCGGYNGEIILGDLWKLNLQTLQWTKLPAEMPEPAYFHCAAVTPAGCMYVHGGVVNIHENKRTDSLYKIWLVVPSLFELCWERLLKSLPHLTQFSTTQLLNLGLTQGLVERLK; this is encoded by the exons GCTCTAAGAAGAAGGTCAGATGGTTTCCCGTTAGGAGACTCTTCGCCCAACCCTGCCCCAGTCTCAGGATCCCTTACAGGTTTTTAAAGACAG GCTTCTCTTCTCCACCTGCTCGAAGTGGACATCGTTGTGTTGCTGATAATTCAAGCCTTTATGTGTTTGGAGGTTATAACCCTGACTACGAGGAGTCAGGAGGACCGGGTAATGAAGACTATCCACTTTTCCGTGAACTCTGGCGATACCATTTTGCCTCTGGCACCTGGCAACAAGTGGGTACAGAGGGGTTCATGCCCAGGGAACTTGCATCTATGTCAG TTGTTTTACATGGTAATAACTTGCTGGTATTTGGAGGCACTGGTGTGCCTTTCGGTGAGAGCAGTGGGAATGATGTCCATGTGTGCAACATTAACTATAAGCGATGGGCACTACTCAACTGTCGAGGGAAGAAACCGAACCGCATATATGGGCAG GCGATGGTGATCATAAATGGATACCTTTATATATTTGGTGGGACGACTGGTTATGTTTACAATACGGATTTGCACCGCTTAGATCTTACAGCTCGGGAATGGATACAACTAAAACCAAATAACCCTCCCAGTGATTTACCTGAAGAAAG GTACCGACATGAAATCGCTCATGATGGGCAAAGGATATACATATTAGGAGGGGGAACATCATGGACGACGTATCCACTGGATAAG ATACATGCCTATAACCTGGAGACTAATACATGGGAGGAAATGCAAACAAAACCACAGGACAGAACAG GTTTTCCTGCAGCCAGAAGGTGTCATAGCTGTGTACAAATTGGGCATG ATGTttatgtgtgtggtggatatAACGGTGAGATAATACTTGGGGACCTCTGGAAGCTCAATTTACAGACTTTGCAATGGACAAAGTTGCCTGCAGAAATGCCAGAGCCTGCCTACTTCCACTGTGCAGCTGTAACCCCG GCTGGCTGCATGTATGTACATGGTGGAGTAGTTAACATCCATGAGAACAAACGGACTGATTCACTCTACAAAATCTGGCTGGTGGTGCCCAGCCTCTTTGAACTTTGTTGGGAGAGGCTGCTGAAGAGTCTCCCACACTTAACACAGTTCTCCACTACACAGCTACTCAATCTTGGACTCACACAAGGACTGGTGGAGAGATTGAAGTGA
- the klhdc10 gene encoding kelch domain-containing protein 10 isoform X3, with product MSEPPLLSQFVKITGRPQAGPPGFSSPPARSGHRCVADNSSLYVFGGYNPDYEESGGPGNEDYPLFRELWRYHFASGTWQQVGTEGFMPRELASMSVVLHGNNLLVFGGTGVPFGESSGNDVHVCNINYKRWALLNCRGKKPNRIYGQAMVIINGYLYIFGGTTGYVYNTDLHRLDLTAREWIQLKPNNPPSDLPEERYRHEIAHDGQRIYILGGGTSWTTYPLDKIHAYNLETNTWEEMQTKPQDRTGFPAARRCHSCVQIGHDVYVCGGYNGEIILGDLWKLNLQTLQWTKLPAEMPEPAYFHCAAVTPAGCMYVHGGVVNIHENKRTDSLYKIWLVVPSLFELCWERLLKSLPHLTQFSTTQLLNLGLTQGLVERLK from the exons GCTTCTCTTCTCCACCTGCTCGAAGTGGACATCGTTGTGTTGCTGATAATTCAAGCCTTTATGTGTTTGGAGGTTATAACCCTGACTACGAGGAGTCAGGAGGACCGGGTAATGAAGACTATCCACTTTTCCGTGAACTCTGGCGATACCATTTTGCCTCTGGCACCTGGCAACAAGTGGGTACAGAGGGGTTCATGCCCAGGGAACTTGCATCTATGTCAG TTGTTTTACATGGTAATAACTTGCTGGTATTTGGAGGCACTGGTGTGCCTTTCGGTGAGAGCAGTGGGAATGATGTCCATGTGTGCAACATTAACTATAAGCGATGGGCACTACTCAACTGTCGAGGGAAGAAACCGAACCGCATATATGGGCAG GCGATGGTGATCATAAATGGATACCTTTATATATTTGGTGGGACGACTGGTTATGTTTACAATACGGATTTGCACCGCTTAGATCTTACAGCTCGGGAATGGATACAACTAAAACCAAATAACCCTCCCAGTGATTTACCTGAAGAAAG GTACCGACATGAAATCGCTCATGATGGGCAAAGGATATACATATTAGGAGGGGGAACATCATGGACGACGTATCCACTGGATAAG ATACATGCCTATAACCTGGAGACTAATACATGGGAGGAAATGCAAACAAAACCACAGGACAGAACAG GTTTTCCTGCAGCCAGAAGGTGTCATAGCTGTGTACAAATTGGGCATG ATGTttatgtgtgtggtggatatAACGGTGAGATAATACTTGGGGACCTCTGGAAGCTCAATTTACAGACTTTGCAATGGACAAAGTTGCCTGCAGAAATGCCAGAGCCTGCCTACTTCCACTGTGCAGCTGTAACCCCG GCTGGCTGCATGTATGTACATGGTGGAGTAGTTAACATCCATGAGAACAAACGGACTGATTCACTCTACAAAATCTGGCTGGTGGTGCCCAGCCTCTTTGAACTTTGTTGGGAGAGGCTGCTGAAGAGTCTCCCACACTTAACACAGTTCTCCACTACACAGCTACTCAATCTTGGACTCACACAAGGACTGGTGGAGAGATTGAAGTGA